One window of the Bradysia coprophila strain Holo2 chromosome X unlocalized genomic scaffold, BU_Bcop_v1 contig_26, whole genome shotgun sequence genome contains the following:
- the LOC119069080 gene encoding protein sidekick isoform X1, with protein sequence MHLVKRIFNSSHKWINYSNISNCLRILILWNVVGFCLCSDQPQLQPPRFTTQPSSSGSIVSEGRTKILQCHALGYPQPMYRWLKDGLPMTDFGSSQYYRISNTKRDDAGSYQCIAKNDAGTIFSEKIDVVVAYMGIFEDFTERRASVQSGHPAILDLAPIESIPPPSVTWQGEEGPLNYDIKYAETTKNQLIILSADEDDQRAYRARAINTQLGKEENSAFVHLNVSGNPYTEIAPEIIIHPENLKIVRGEQVAQMQCIANARPLHELETLWLKDGILIENAGIAHTLNDPWNRTLALLSANLTHTGSYTCQVRLRSGGFPMVTSSATVTVMEPPTFFAPLRSETLGDYGAQLIVPCDVIGEPPPYVTWFRNAEALDLSGDRYSVRDDNALVIKKLSMDDSAMFQCLASNDAGEKSSYTWLKVKTTLSTANHIKKNNKRAKRMAQPRIIRMRASSTSSSASSTSTSIEKSHKDKGFRFHTGTSTPIMEQPPQNVTVLDGKDATIICRAVGAPTPNITWIYNETTPVEYSGRVQVLDSGDLLISNVRETDAGLYACSRSNEAGTVNGQAFLGVMVRTQIIQPPVDTTVLLGLTASLQCKVSSDPSVPYNIDWYRGDTQSAPITNSQRIGVQADGTLEIQAVRAADVGTYSCMVTSPGGNETRSARLSVIELPFAPTNIKSERLDTVTQRAINVSWTPGFDGNSPILKFIVQRREVPELESFIGPIPDPLLNWVTELSNVSADQRWVLLTSLKAASVYQFRVSAVNSVGEGSPSEPSNVIKLPQEAPSGPPVGFVGSARSSSEIITQWQPPLEEHRNGQILGYIIRYRLYGYNDSPWTTRNITNEAQRNFLIQELITWKDYVVQIAAYNNMGVGVFTEGAKIKTKEGIPEAPPVNVRVMAVNSTAIRVWWKPPNPQQINGINQGYKIQAWNIDKIDGEDQQVEAKVMTVPPSLLDPLAEQNAVMSGLDKFTDYNITVLCFTDPGDGVRSESVYVKTKEDVPDEVGSLQFDEVSDRAVKVLWTQPKNTNGILMGYQVRYQIRDMPDTLKVVNLTSKETSLKVSQLMATTRYHFEVSAFTAVGSGPVKTATMQSGVEPVIPSPPTQLALSNIEAFSVVLQFTPGFDGNSSITTWTVEAQTARNLTWFTVFDISDPDASTLTVTGLMPFTSYRLRLLATNVVGSSQPSEPSKDFQTIQARPMHPPLNVTVRAMSATELRVRWIPLQQTEWFGNPRGYNITYRNVENGSQTQPLSALIEDHTANSHVLDNLEEWAVYEIVMNACNDVGTSKDSPKALERTREAVPSFGPINVEANTTSSTTIVVRWGEVPKRHRNGQIDGYKVFYGSAGRGGVLHKTIPNNSTFTTTLTELKKFVAYHVQVLAYTRLGDGALSVPPIRVQTFEDSPGAPSNVSFPDVSFSTARIIWDVPEEPNGEILAYKVTYSLNGSVNLNYSREFPPSDRTFRATQLLAERYYIFSVTAQTRLGWGKTASVLVYTTNNRERPQPPSSPQISRSQVQAHQITFSWTPGRDGFAPLRYYTVQLRENEGPWTSLSERVDPSVTSFTAASLKPHTTYQFRIQATNDLGPSAYSRESIEVRTLPAAPSEGVSGLQVVPITTTSVRVQWIALEKSLWNGDSATGGYRVLFQPISDFPTALQATPKQDIMSIASDSVVLSDLTQDRNYEIVVLPFNSQGTGPASKPVAVYVGEAVPTGQPRSVDGAPVSSTEVRLRWKPPQQQQQNGDLLGYKIFYLVTESPQELEEGRKYEEEIEVVPASTTSHSLVFLDKFTQYRIQILAFNPAGDGPRSAPLVVKTLQGLPGPPGALQFSEITMQSLKVSWDPPKKRNGEILGYIVTYETTEENDKFSKQVKQKVSGTQLIIQNLEEEVTYTFTVRAQTIDFGPPVIGNVTTGPQEGSPFSPRELTLTKTASSVDMHWQNGASGKGPILGYYIECKKRETKQAFLYDDARWETVARTTSGPLEEFTVSYQSLLPSTAYTIRVISYNKYGISCPVVSKEAVLTPSKLYLEYGYLQHKPFYRQTWFMVALAATSIVIIIMVIAVLCVKSKSYRYKHEAQKALEESMAMSIDDRQELALELYRSRHGGGNGTIMSGNSSMGRRNMGTMSRKAAQQAAAAASLGKSPPRPSPASVAYHSDEESLKCYDENPDDSSVTEKPSEVSSSDSQNSESENESVRSDPHSFVNHYANVNDSLRQSWKRQKPVRNYSSYTDSEPEGSAVMSLNGGQIIVNNMARSRAPLPGFSSFV encoded by the exons GCTATCCACAACCGATGTACCGATGGCTGAAAGATGGTCTCCCAATGACAGACTTTGGCAGCAGTCAATACTATCGAATATCGAACACAAAACGAGACGATGCCGGCTCGTACCAGTGTATAGCGAAAAACGATGCTGGAACAATATTTAGCGAAAAaattgatgttgttgttgcgT ACATGGGAATCTTTGAAGATTTTACCGAACGTCGTGCTTCAGTACAATCGGGTCATCCAGCAATATTAGATTTAGCACCAATCGAATCCATTCCACCGCCATCGGTAACGTGGCAAGGAGAAGAAGGACCACTTAACTACGACATTAAGTATGCCGAGACCaccaaaaatcaattaattattttaagtgCCGATGAAGACGATCAGAGGGCGTACCGGGCTCGAGCTATCAACACTCAGCTGGGCAAAGAGGAAAACAGTGCATTTGTTCACTTGAATGTATCCGGCAATCCGTACACAGAAATTGCACCCGAAATAATTATTCATccggaaaatttaaaaattgttcgtGGTGAACAGGTGGCTCAAATGCAATGCATTGCAAATGCGCGCCCATTGCACGAATTAGAAACACTGTGGCTGAAAGACGGCATTTTGATAGAGAATGCGGGCATCGCACACACGTTAAATGATCCGTGGAACAGAACTTTGGCATTGTTGTCCGCCAACTTGACACACACAGGATCGTACACATGCCAGGTGCGATTGCGAAGCGGTGGTTTTCCAATGGTTACATCATCGGCTACAGTAACTGTAATGGAACCGCCAACGTTTTTCGCACCACTTCGATCGGAAACGCTCGGCGATTATGGCGCTCAATTGATTGTTCCGTGCGATGTCATTGGTGAACCTCCACCATATGTAACATGGTTTCGAAATGCTGAAGCGCTGGATTTATCTGGTGATAG GTATTCGGTTCGAGACGATAATGCGCTggttatcaaaaaattgtctaTGGACGATTCGGCAATGTTTCAGTGCTTAGCATCGAATGACGCTGGTGAAAAGTCGTCATACACATGGCTGAAAGTAAAAA CTACACTATCCACTGCTAatcatattaaaaaaaataacaaaagagcCAAACGTATGGCTCAGCCGCGAATAATACGGATGAGGGCTTCGTCTACATCTTCTTCTGCTTCATCTACTTCCacttcgattgaaaaatcGCACAAAGATAAGGGATTTCGCTTTCATACCGGCA CATCGACACCAATAATGGAACAGCCGCCACAAAATGTTACTGTTTTGGATGGAAAAGATGCCACGATAATTTGTCGAGCTGTAGGTGCTCCAACGCCGAATATCACATGGATTTATAACG AAACGACTCCAGTGGAATATTCCGGCCGTGTTCAAGTCCTTGACTCGGGCGATTTACTCATATCAAATGTACGAGAAACGGATGCCGGTTTGTACGCTTGCTCTCGTTCTAACGAAGCTGGAACCGTGAATGGACAGGCTTTTCTTGGAGTAATGG TTCGGACGCAAATTATTCAACCGCCTGTTGACACTACTGTTCTTCTGGGACTGACCGCATCACTTCAATGTAAAGTGTCTAGTGATCCATCAGTGCCGTATAACATTGACTGGTATCGTGGTGACACTCAATCCGCTCCGATCACAAATAGTCAACGAATTGGTGTTCAAGCCGATGGTACTCTAGAAATCCAAGCAGTTCGTGCGGCAGATGTTGGCACATATTCTTGCAtg GTTACTTCACCCGGAGGAAATGAAACTCGTTCCGCTCGATTGAGTGTGATTGAACTGCCGTTTGCACCCACAAATATCAAATCGGAGCGATTAGACACCGTCACACAAAGAGCTATAAATGTGTCGTGGACACCTGGATTCGACGGCAACAGTCCAATTTTGAAGTTCATCGTGCAACGGCGCGAAGTTCCGGAATTGG AGTCATTTATAGGTCCCATACCTGATCCACTGTTAAATTGGGTCACCGAATTGAGTAACGTATCGGCCGATCAACGCTGGGTTTTATTGACCAGTTTGAAAGCAGCTTCGGTGTATCAATTTCGGGTCAGTGCTGTGAACAGTGTTGGCGAAGGTTCTCCTTCCGAGCCAAGTAACGTCATCAAGTTGCCACAGGAAG CACCATCTGGTCCTCCGGTCGGATTTGTCGGTTCAGCGAGATCGTCTTCCGAAATTATTACGCAATGGCAACCTCCACTCGAGGAACATAGAAATGGTCAAATTCTCGGTTACATTATTCGTTACCGTCTTTATGGATACAATGATAGTCCATGGACCACTCGAAACATAACCAATGAGGCTCAACGGAACTTTCTCATCCAGGAACTGATAACATGGAAAGATTATGTTGTTCAGATTGCTGCATACAACAATATGGGTGTCGGTGTGTTCACAGAAGGTGCGAAGATAAAAACGAAAGAAGGCATTCCAGAAGCACCGCCCGTAAATGTTCGCGTTATGGCAGTGAATTCAACGGCAATTCGTGTGTGGTGGAAACCTCCAAATCCTCAGCAAATCAACGGCATCAATCAGGGATATAAAATACAGGCCTGGaatattgataaaattgatGGCGAAGATCAACAAGTCGAAGCGAAAGTGATGACTGTGCCGCCGAGTCTATTGGATCCTCTAGCTGAACAGAATGCTGTTATGAGCGGACTTGATAAATTTACCGACTACAACATAACTGTGTTATGTTTTACCGATCCCGGTGATGGTGTAAGAAGCGAGAGTGTTTATGTGAAGACCAAGGAAGATGTTCCCGATGAGGTGGGATCACTTCAATTTGATGAAGTGTCAGATAGAGCTGTAAAAGTGTTGTGGACTCAACCGAAAAACACCAATGGAATCTTGATGGGTTACCAAGTTCGGTATCAGATCAGAGACATGCCCGACACTTTGAAAGTTGTCAATTTAACGTCGAAAGAAACCAGCCTGAAGGTTTCCCAGCTGATGGCTACTACGCGATATCATTTTGAAGTATCTGCGTTCACTGCAGTTGGATCTGGACCGGTTAAAACTGCAACAATGCAATCCGGCGTCGAGCCTGTTATTCCATCACCGCCGACGCAACTTGCTTTATCTAACATCGAAGCATTTTCAGTTGTTCTTCAATTCACTCCCGGATTCGACGGAAATTCGTCGATAACAACATGGACTGTGGAAGCTCAAACAGCTAGAAATTTGACGTGGTTCACTGTCTTCGACATATCCGATCCTGATGCATCAACGCTGACGGTAACTGGCTTGATGCCATTTACGTCTTATCGCCTTCGACTGCTAGCAACGAATGTCGTCGGTTCTTCTCAACCTTCAGAACCTTCCAaagattttcaaacaattcaagCCAGACCCATGCATCCACCGTTGAATGTTACTGTTCGCGCCATGAGCGCAACAGAATTACGTGTACGTTGGATTCCGTTGCAACAAACAGAGTGGTTTGGTAATCCTCGTGGTTATAACATTACATACCGAAACGTTGAAAATGGCTCACAAACACAGCCACTGAGTGCTTTGATTGAGGATCACACAGCTAATTCGCATGTTCTGGATAATCTTGAAGAGTGGGCAGTGTATGAAATTGTGATGAATGCGTGCAATGACGTGGGTACATCGAAAGACAGTCCGAAAGCACTGGAAAGAACACGAGAAGCGGTACCTTCATTCGGTCCGATTAATGTTGAAGCAAATACCACATCGTCAACGACAATTGTTGTGCGTTGGGGTGAAGTTCCTAAACGTCATCGTAATGGCCAAATTGATGGCTACAAAGTATTTTATGGATCTGCCGGCCGTGGCGGCGTTCTGCACAAAACAATACCGAACAATTCAACATTTACTACAACACTGACGGagctcaaaaaatttgttgcttACCACGTCCAAGTACTTGCCTATACGAGACTAGGTGATGGTGCACTTAGTGTGCCACCGATTCGTGTTCAAACATTCGAAGATTCTCCAGGCGCACCATCCAACGTTTCATTCCCAGATGTGTCATTCAGCACAGCTAGAATCATTTGGGATGTGCCAGAGGAACCTAACGGAGAAATATTGGCATATAAAGTCACATATTCACTTAACGGTTCAGTGAATCTAAATTATAGCAGAGAATTCCCTCCATCTGATCGAACGTTTAGAGCGACTCAACTATTAGCGGAACGGTACTACATATTCAGTGTAACTGCACAAACTAGACTGGGATGGGGCAAAACAGCATCCGTTCTTGTTTACACCACTAACAATCGTGAACGACCACAACCACCGTCATCGCCTCAAATATCTCGTAGCCAAGTTCAAGCTCATCAAATCACATTCAGTTGGACTCCCGGCCGAGATGGATTTGCACCGCTTCGGTATTACACGGTTCAGCTCCGTGAAAACGAAGGTCCTTGGACGTCACTTTCCGAAAGAGTCGATCCATCAGTTACATCATTCACAGCCGCTTCACTTAAGCCACATACAACGTATCAATTCCGAATACAAGCAACAAACGATTTGGGACCATCAGCATACAGTCGTGAAAGTATTGAGGTTCGTACACTGCCTGCGGCTCCATCGGAAGGAGTTTCAGGATTGCAAGTCGTCCCGATTACGACTACTAGTGTGCGAGTACAGTGGATTGCATTGGAGAAGTCACTATGGAATGGAGATTCTGCAACTGGCGGCTATCGAGTATTATTTCAACCAATATCCGACTTTCCAACAGCACTGCAAGCTACACCAAAACAAGATATCATGTCAATTGCTTCCGATTCGGTTGTACTGAGTGACTTGACCCAAGATCGAAACTATGAAATCGTCGTTCTTCCATTTAATTCACAAGGTACTGGTCCGGCCAGTAAGCCAGTTGCAGTCTACGTTGGTGAAGCAGTTCCCACAGGCCAGCCTCGTTCGGTTGATGGTGCACCAGTTTCGTCTACAGAAGTTCGGCTACGCTGGAAACCAccgcaacaacaacagcaaaatgGAGATCTGCTTGgctacaaaattttctatttggtCACTGAATCACCACAAGAATTGGAAGAAGGTCGGAAATATGAAGAAGAAATCGAAGTTGTGCCAGCATCAACTACATCGCATAGTCTAGTGTTTTTGGATAAATTTACCCAATATCGCATACAAATTCTTGCTTTTAATCCAGCTGGAGATGGACCAAGATCAGCTCCACTTGTCGTCAAAACGTTACAGGGATTACCAGGACCACCAG GTGCTCTACAATTCAGTGAAATCACAATGCAAAGTTTGAAGGTGTCGTGGGATCCACCCAAGAAGAGAAATGGTGAAATTCTTGGTTACATTGTGACCTACGAAACAACCGAAGAAAATGATA AGTTTAGCAAACAAGTGAAGCAGAAGGTATCGGGAACACAGTTAATCATCCAAAATTTGGAAGAAGAAGTCACCTACACGTTCACGGTACGTGCACAGACGATCGACTTTGGACCGCCGGTAATTGGCAATGTGACAACTGGGCCACAAGAAGGGTCACCATTTTCGCCTCGTGAATTAACGTTGACCAAAACAGCGTCTAGTGTTGATATGCACTGGCAAAATGGAGCATCGGGAAAGGGGCCAATACTGGGCTATTACATAGAATGCAAGAAGCGAG AGACAAAACAGGCATTTCTTT ACGACGATGCTCGATGGGAAACAGTCGCTCGGACAACATCAGGACCACTAGAAGAATTTACGGTTAGCTATCAAAGTTTACTTCCATCCACTGCGTACACAATTCGAGTGATATCTTACAACAAATACGGCATATCGTGTCCGGTTGTATCGAAAGAAGCCGTTTTGACTCCATCGAAACTATATCTGGAATATGGATATCTTCAGCATAAACCATTTTACCGACAAACGTGGTTCATGGTGGCTTTGGCGGCCACATCCATTGTTATTATAATCATGGTCATTGCTGTTTTGTGCGTTAAAAGCAAAAGTTATCGATATAAGC ATGAAGCACAAAAGGCCTTGGAAGAGTCAATGGCAATGTCTATCGACGATCGTCAGGAGTTGGCGTTAGAGTTATATCGCTCAAGGCACGGCGGTGGCAATGGAACAATAATGTCCGGCAATAGTTCAATGGGTCGCCGCAATATGGGTACAATGAGTCGTAAAGCGGCTCAACAAGCTGCAGCAGCAGCTTCATTGGGCAAATCACCTCCACGACCATCACCAGCGTCGGTGGCATATCACAGCGACGAAGAGAGCTTAAAGTGTTACGATGAAAATCCAGACGACAGCAGCGTGACGGAAAAGCCGTCGGAGGTCAGTTCTAGTGATTCACAG AACTCAGAAAGTGAAAACGAAAGCGTTCGATCGGATCCGCATTCGTTTGTGAATCATTATGCCAATGTTAATGATTCGTTGCGACAGTCGTGGAAACGCCAAAAACCAGTAAGAAATTATTCCAGTTATACAGATTCGGAACCGGAAGGCAGTGCCGTGATGAGTTTGAATGGTGGCCAAATTATCGTCAATAATATGGCCAGATCAAGAGCGCCGTTGCCCGGATTTTCATCATTCGTTTGA